The following coding sequences lie in one Eschrichtius robustus isolate mEscRob2 chromosome 17, mEscRob2.pri, whole genome shotgun sequence genomic window:
- the NDUFB9 gene encoding NADH dehydrogenase [ubiquinone] 1 beta subcomplex subunit 9, translating into MAFSAPAAYLTHQQKVLRLYKRALRHLESWCIHRDKYRYFACLMRARFDEHKNEKDMVKATQLLREAEEEFWHCQHPQPYIFPESPGGTSYERYECYKVPEWCLDDWHPSEKAMYPDYFAKREQWKKLRRESWEREVKQLQEETPLGGARTEALPPARKEGDLPPLWWHVVTRPRERPM; encoded by the exons ATGGCGTTCTCGGCGCCGGCTGCCTACCTGACCCACCAGCAGAAGGTGCTGCGGCTTTATAAGCGGGCACTGCGCCACCTGGAGTCGTGGTGCATCCACAG GGACAAATACCGGTACTTTGCTTGTTTGATGAGAGCTCGGTTTGACGAACATAAGAATGAAAAGGACATGGTGAAGGCCACCCAGCTGCTGAGGGAGGCAGAGGAAGAGTTCTGGCACTGTCAGCATCCTCAGCCATACATCTTCCCTGAGTCTCCTGGGGGCACCTCCTACGAGAGATACGAGTGTTACAAG GTTCCCGAGTGGTGCTTAGATGACTGGCATCCTTCCGAGAAGGCAATGTATCCTGATTACTTTGCCAAGAGAGAGCAGTGGAAGAAACTGCGGAGAGAAAGCTGGGAGCGAGAG GTTAAGCAGCTGCAGGAGGAAACCCCGCTTGGTGGTGCCAGAACTGAAGCTTTGCCCCCAGCCCGAAAGGAAGGTGATTTGCCCCCACTGTGGTGGCATGTTGTGACCAGGCCCCGGGAGCGGCCCAtgtag